The genomic region GGGGTACTCAAAAGCCACCAGGTTCCGGCCAAAGTAATAAGTGTGGGTAACCTCTCCCTAGGTGGTGAAGGAAAGACTCCACTAGTTATATGGCTCGCCAGATTTTTTGAAACTCAAGGTGTCAAAGCCGCCATTGTAACAAGAGGTTATCGCGGCCGTCTAAAAGGGCCCATCATAGTCGGAGACCAGGGCAAAGTATTCTATCCCTCAAAAGATATAGGCGATGAAGCCGTGCTACTGAGCTTGAAAACAGAAGTTCCCGTTATTGTAGCCAGAGATAGAGTTGCTGGCGCAAGGCTTGCCATCCAAAAAAGGGGAGTTCAAGTTGTCATCCTTGATGACGGCTTTCAGCACTTGCCTCTTAAGAGAGATTTAGACTTAGTTCTTATGTCCCCAGGTCGCGATCCCTTTAAAGAAAAAGTATTCCCAGCTGGTTATCTGCGTGAGTCCTGGCCGGCCCTTAATCGGGCTCACGCCTTTATAATTACGAAAAGCAAACCAGAAGACCAAAAGGCCCAAAAACTTGTCGAAAAACTTAAATGCTTTGCTAAGCCCATTTTTTATGCCCCTTTTAACCTTAAAAATCCATATAAATTAGAAGACCTATGGCAGAGAGGAAAAAAGCCAATTCAAACAAAACAAGAAAAAGTAATAGCCTTTTGTGGTTTGGCGAGACCCGAGCCTTTCTTTAAAGCGGCAAGCCATTTCTTCTCATTAGCCCAAAAAGTAGCTTTTGAAGACCATGTTTATTATGACCAAGCCCAAATTGATTATCTTTTAGCCCAAAAAGAGAAGTATTCGGCCACAGGTTTCGTCACTACCGAAAAAGACGCTGTTAAATTAAAAAAGTTTGTTCAAGAACTTGAGCCGTGCTACCTTTTGCCGATAGAAGCAAAACCGGAGGAGGGCCTTGGAGATTTCATCCTCAAACACCTTGAAAATAATGGAACTCCCTGCTGACGAAGAAGGCATGTTTCTTGAACGCCCAAATCGCTTTTTAGGTAAAGTAGCACTAAACGGAAAAATCGTGCTGGTTCATGTACATGACCCTGGCCGTCTTCCGGATCTTCTCCTGCCAGGAACGCCTGTGCTTTTAAAACGTGCAGAAAGCCCTAAAAGGAAAACGGCTTTTAGCCTCCTTGCCGCCCGTAAAGATAGTTTCTGGGTATTTGTCAATTCCGGCTATCATCGGCGTTTAACAGGAGCCTTATTAGAAAAACTTGGCGAAAAATTATTCCCCGGCCTTAGAGGGTTTCAGGCTGAACCCAAGTTTGACGGTGGAAGGCTTGATTATCTTTTGAAACTCGAATCACAAGAAGAAATTCTTTTGGAGGTGAAGGGGTGCACCTGGGCCAAAGGTGAGATAGCCCTTTTCCCTGATGCTCCCACTACCCGTGGGCAAAAACACCTCCGCCATCTCTTAGAACTTAGGCGAAGAGGCCTTAAAGCTTGCCTCTGGATACTCGTTTTTAGACCTGAGGCTACCTGTTTTTGCCCTGCTGTTGAGATCGACCCGGTATTTGCCGAACTTTTTAATGAAGCCTTAAAACAAGGGGTAATTTTGAAAATGCACCGCATTTTATACGATGGAAAAAATCTTTCTTTTGGAGGAGAACTTCCTCTATGCCCAAGTTGAAAATCTGGCTCGTAATTTTTTTTCTCATAATATCTGTTCCTCGAGTTTTTGCCCTTAAAACCCACCTAACCCCTGAACGCATTCTGGTAGTAGTAAACACCAAAAGCCCAAAATCAAAGAGAGTAGCTGCTTTTTATCAAAAGGCTCGTCAGATACCTGCCGAAAACATGCTTTATCTACCTATGCCAACGCGTGAAGAAATAACTCGCCCTTTTTATCTAAAGTTCATTGAAACCCCGATACGCAAGTTTTTGGAAAAAAAAGCATGGCAGGACAAGATTCTTGTAATCCTTTTAATGCCTGACGTGCCGCACAAAATTGCTGGAAAAGTAGCCAAAAATGGAGATGCCGCTTCGGTTGACTCTGAGCTTACCTTACTTTACCGCAAGATGTTATTTGGCCCTTACCGTAAAGATGGCTGGTTACCAAACCCTTATTTTCAAAGTCCGATTGACGAACCCTTTGAACATGACCGCTACGACATTTACTTAGTAACCCGCATAGATGGTTATACGGAAAAAGACTCTCTTGCTCTTATAAAAAGGGCCACCGCTGCTAAAAAAACTCATCCTCCATATACGCTTGTTTTAGATGCCAAAGATGGGCCGGCAAGACCGGGTGATAATTGGCTACACGCTGCCTATTTGCTTCTTAAAGATTTTCCCGGCCTAAAAATCGAAGCCTCTTTTAACCGGGCTTTTTTAGTTTCAGGAGAAAGGGTGATTGGCTATGCCTCTTGGGGCTCAAATGACCCTAATTATCCAAAAGACCGTAAGCTTTACTTTAAATTTTTGCCAGGAGCCATTGGTGTCACTTTTGTTAGCACTAGCGCCCGTACTTTTATAGAACCGCCGAGACACTGGCAGGTAAATCGAGGCCGAAAATATTTTTTCCAGGGTTCTCCACAGTCCCTAATTGGTGATCTGGTGCGCCTAGGCATAACGGGTATCTCTGGAAATGCTTATGAACCCTATCTTTCAGCTTGTGCTAGGCCCCATTTGCTATTTCCTGCCTATATTAAAGGTAAAACCTTGGCAGAGGCTTATTATCGTTCTTTGGCTTACCTTAGCTGGCAAACTGTTGTTTTAGGAGATCCTCTGGCCAGTATCGGACCAAGAGAAGTGGAGAGGCCTCCTTTAGAAAATTGGTTTGTTAAAAGAAAAGAGGCCTACCAAGAAGCTAAAAAATCTAAAGATTACCTTCTGTTAGCTAAAATTGAGATGCATCTCGGCTGGCCAGAGAAGGCACTCAAGTATCTCAAAAAACTCAAAGAAGAAAAAGAAACCCTGCCGCCTCAAGCATACTATCTTCTTTTGGCTATGGCTCGTCAAAAAGATTTTGAGAGACGGGTAATCGATTTTTTGAAGTATGACTCCAATGAAAACGCAAAAATTGTAGAGGCCTTTATCTATATCAAGCACAAAAGGTATGCCTGGGCGGAAAAAGTGCTTTTAGAAACACCTCTTAAAACCCCTGACGCCCTCTTTTTGCTTGGCAAAGTAAAACTTGCCCTCAAAGACTGCGAAAGTGCTGTAAATCTCATAGAAAAAGCTATCGCTTTAAAACCTAATGCCTGGGGTTTTTATCCAGACCTTTACAGGGCTTTAAAGGCTTGCGGGCAAAAAGAGCGTGCCGAAAAGATAAAGACCAAACTCTTGCAAATGCCTTCTTTAGCTGAGCTGTGGCCAGAGTTAAAAAACTAATAGCGTCGGTTAAGCTCCCATTGCCAGGCGGTTTCTATGATGCGGGTCAAGTCATCGAACTTAGGTAAAAACCCTAAAAATTTTTTGACATTCTCGCTTTTAGCTACGAGTATCGGTGGGTCTCCTGGCCGCCTTTCTTTTATTTCATAAGGAATGTCCCTTTTGGTTATCCGTTTAGCTTCTTCTAAAACTTCCTTTACCGAATAACCGTGGCCATAGC from Thermodesulfatator indicus DSM 15286 harbors:
- the lpxK gene encoding tetraacyldisaccharide 4'-kinase; this translates as MFMLMTLEKFWQKFASFLWPFGKAYSLLMQTRHVAYAKGVLKSHQVPAKVISVGNLSLGGEGKTPLVIWLARFFETQGVKAAIVTRGYRGRLKGPIIVGDQGKVFYPSKDIGDEAVLLSLKTEVPVIVARDRVAGARLAIQKRGVQVVILDDGFQHLPLKRDLDLVLMSPGRDPFKEKVFPAGYLRESWPALNRAHAFIITKSKPEDQKAQKLVEKLKCFAKPIFYAPFNLKNPYKLEDLWQRGKKPIQTKQEKVIAFCGLARPEPFFKAASHFFSLAQKVAFEDHVYYDQAQIDYLLAQKEKYSATGFVTTEKDAVKLKKFVQELEPCYLLPIEAKPEEGLGDFILKHLENNGTPC
- the sfsA gene encoding DNA/RNA nuclease SfsA produces the protein MELPADEEGMFLERPNRFLGKVALNGKIVLVHVHDPGRLPDLLLPGTPVLLKRAESPKRKTAFSLLAARKDSFWVFVNSGYHRRLTGALLEKLGEKLFPGLRGFQAEPKFDGGRLDYLLKLESQEEILLEVKGCTWAKGEIALFPDAPTTRGQKHLRHLLELRRRGLKACLWILVFRPEATCFCPAVEIDPVFAELFNEALKQGVILKMHRILYDGKNLSFGGELPLCPS
- a CDS encoding TIGR03790 family protein, with protein sequence MPKLKIWLVIFFLIISVPRVFALKTHLTPERILVVVNTKSPKSKRVAAFYQKARQIPAENMLYLPMPTREEITRPFYLKFIETPIRKFLEKKAWQDKILVILLMPDVPHKIAGKVAKNGDAASVDSELTLLYRKMLFGPYRKDGWLPNPYFQSPIDEPFEHDRYDIYLVTRIDGYTEKDSLALIKRATAAKKTHPPYTLVLDAKDGPARPGDNWLHAAYLLLKDFPGLKIEASFNRAFLVSGERVIGYASWGSNDPNYPKDRKLYFKFLPGAIGVTFVSTSARTFIEPPRHWQVNRGRKYFFQGSPQSLIGDLVRLGITGISGNAYEPYLSACARPHLLFPAYIKGKTLAEAYYRSLAYLSWQTVVLGDPLASIGPREVERPPLENWFVKRKEAYQEAKKSKDYLLLAKIEMHLGWPEKALKYLKKLKEEKETLPPQAYYLLLAMARQKDFERRVIDFLKYDSNENAKIVEAFIYIKHKRYAWAEKVLLETPLKTPDALFLLGKVKLALKDCESAVNLIEKAIALKPNAWGFYPDLYRALKACGQKERAEKIKTKLLQMPSLAELWPELKN